tttattatttctgtttacATTCCGTAAATCCTCGAATTAGCGCCCGGGGTGCTTATTGCAAATTTATTGAGGAAAAATCGGAGGTGCTTATACGAGGGAGGCGTTTAATCCAAAGGGGGACGGCGGAGGGGcacttatttcatttttcgaattcATTTTTTGAGATACAGCGTTTACGTATAAACAATAACATAAGCTGTACATAGCAGATAAAGCTGAACCTAAAATTTTAAGGACGTTGCAGGAAACTTTCCAGTTGCTTTTACTCgcgcacgattactccctgtaTTGCACTCCACCTGGTCCAGCTATTAGCGGAGCCCCATACCCATATAGGGCACTAAAGGAAACCCATAAATTGATTTTCTCGTGTTATCGGTTCTACTTGTGGGCGCGTACGAACGACGACGGCGGCGACGGTGGAGTCGTGCAACATGGGGGCCATATTCCAAATAATAGGTTGATAGAGACATGCAGACATGCAGCTTTTCTGATATATGACATCGCGTTATGAGCAATTGACACCTGTCAAATAAAGCTATTCGCTCACCAGTATCACATGACCATATCGTGGGCTCAAGTTTATAGCTCTTCGAGGTCACGTGTTTTATTAAAGTTGACCCGTGACCAAGTGCTGTTTTCTATTGGATCGCGGGCTCATATCGGGTTAACTTGTTGAAAACAGAGCCAGGTTGCTTGGAAGCCTGTTAACTCTAATCCTCTCTAATCCAGGTTTGAAAGTAAACCAAATTATTACTGTTTCTTCTCTGCAACTGCTTTGTTTACagtgttttgtgattattaAACTCAAAATTGATGGCTAAGCAATATAAAGAAAACCCCACCGTAAAGTTACAAACCTTAAATTAGTCTAATCGGGCTAcaggagctccgcttttagggtGACCTGAATCTAGCGCGCATGACGTGGCATTTAAcactttcactcccaaggggtctccttttgacgagtaaaatcgcctggcgttggacagagtaaaatctataaagtcactcttgggagtgaaagggttaagggaGATAGTTTTTTACTCTTTTGCTCCCAAGGGTTCTCcctttgacaagtaaaatcatctggtgtTAGAGTAAAGCCCATAAAGTCACTCTTggtagtgaaagggttaacgcgaacgtccttaaaagcGGCACAGTTGTACTTGTAACTATTAACGTGTTCACAAACTGAAACAATgtacaaatctaatattacaTACGCTTTTAACTAGATTGGTCAACGTGATCACGTATTCAATGTCAATTTCGATTCTgtccttatgcaaatcagtaATGTGAAGTAACCAGGAGCCCGAGGAGTGGAGAGGGGGGCGATTATTCCAGGGAAGGCGCTTATTTTCAATTTCGGCCGATAAGAGGGGTGCTTAATCGAAGGTGGGCTTATTTGAGGTGAGGCGCTAATTCAAGGATTTACGTTATACAGTATTATGTGAGCCCTAGAAAGTAAGCAGTTCTTAAAAAAATATCCATTCCCATGTTTAGGTTGCGTAACCTCAGCTGTCATAGCATTTATTCGACATGGGTGTCTTTCTGCATTCGGCTCCACAGCAGTTTGGAAAAACTCTTTGGGACTATGGGAGAGTTCATAAGCAACCGCCCTTCAATGGTGATAGCATTTGTTGTTGTGCTGGTAGGGATATGTTCAGTTGGTTTCTTGTGGTTAAAACCTGAAGGTAGAGCAGCTGAGCTATTTGTACCCCAGAACAGCAAAGCTGTTCAAGACCTGAACAAGGCCAACAACTTTTTTCCGATGAAACTTCGTCAAGAAGAAGTGATTATTGCTGCTAAAGATGAAGGCAACGTCCTTGAATTTAAATATCTCAAAGAAGCCCTACAGGTGCACAAGGCGATTGAAAACTTGACAGGTTATACTGACATATGCCTAACAAGGTCTGGGCATAAAGCAAGATCAAGAGAATTCTGTATCGCTATCAATCCTTTAGAGATTTTTGACTTCAGCGAGGCAAACTTTGTTAACATCACAGCAAAAATAAACGCGGCTTCAACCTGTCCAGGGATTGTGACCATGAGTAATGGTCGACCATCCTGccaaaacatgccaaaaatgttTGGAGGCATGAAGAGACAGAAATCCACTGGTGAAGTCCTGAGTGCACAAGCACTGAAGATCACGTATCTTGTCAAAGAGCCTAGTAGTGAAGAAGAGAGAGATCAAGTCGAAGCCTGGGAAGATTCATTTGTCAAAAAACTTTTGTCTCTCCGAGATGACTTGTCCAATGTTACGCTTTACATTTCCGCCGAGAAGAGTTTGGACGATGCCATTGCTGCAAGCAGTTCATCCGACATCCGTTTCTTTGCCCTTACGTTTACTGTCATGTTGCAGTTTGCTAGTTTTATGGTTGGAAAGCTTTTCCGGAATCCTTTGACTGGACACTCCCTGCTTGCTTTTGGAGGTACCTTCTCCGTGGGTCTTGGTATCTTAGCTGGGTTTTCTTTAGCGATGATGATACGAACCCCTTTCATAAGTATTGTGGGTGTCCTGCCCTTTCTTGTCATTGGCATTGGTCTTGATGACATGTTCATCATTGTGGACCACTTGGATCGCCAGGAACGCCATTTGAAAGTGCCCATGACAGTGCGTAAAGTGATGTCTGAAACTGGAGTGACAGTTACCATGACGACACTTACCGATCTGGTCGCGTTTGCTGTCAGTAGTTCGTCTCAGTTTCCCGCCATCGCTTACTTCTGCACCTATGCTGCTTTAACAATCAGTTGTGCATTTCTCATGATTGTGAGCGTCTTTGTGGCCCTGCTATCGTTCGACGTGCGAAGGATTAAAGCAAATCGGCGGAACTGCCTTCCACTTTGTTTTGCGCCTGCCCCAAAAGAGGGGCAACCTCCATGGGATGAACCACGCCCCCAAACATCGAACAGATTGATGGAAAGGTGGGGAAAGTTTCTCATGCGTCCAAGAACGAAGGCTTTGGTTTTAGTCATCTCGCTTGGCTTATTGGCAGGAGGAATATACGCCACCCTTCACATAGATCAAGAATTTGACCGATCCTTATTAGCCAAAGACGATTCATACTACAAGGCCTTCGTAAAAATTGACCATGAATATTTCAGACTTCCCACAGAAGTGAGTGTTGTTTTAAGTGGAAATGTGCAATACAGCAAGTTGTCTACACAGAATGAAATTATCAGGCTTTCAGAAATAGTGGCGGAGAACAAGTATTTTAAGGAAGACACAATTACATGGATGGGCTCCTTCTTGAAGTATTGTAGAGATCAGAACAAAACTTGCGATGGTGAACGCTTTATGGGTAATTTGAAACTGTTCCTGAACACCTCTCAGTTTAGTTACTTTAAAGGAGACATCAAATTTGACCAGAACGAGAATGATATTGAAGCCACACGCATGATTGTTTTCATGAAAAGTTCTTCAAGCTCGATTTACAGAAAAGATGCAATGCTGTCCATACGTGAAGATCTTTCCAGTAAGTCCAAGTTACCTGTTTACGTCGCCTCTGCATCCTTCACTTTCCTTGAACAGTACGCAGCCATAGTTTCTGAAACAGTTCGTAATCTTTCCATTGCATCGCTTATAATTCTCCTTGTTACTGCTCCATTTCTGGTCAATTTAAGTGTTTCGCTCTTGGTCTTCTTTGGCTTTGTGTCTTTGATTTTTGAGTTGTTTGGCATGATGTGGCTGTGGGGTGTCTCCCTTAACTCGATCTCCATGATTAATTTGGTCATGGCTATTGGCTTTGCTGTTGACTACAGTGCCCACGTGGCTCATGCCTTTGTTGTTGCACCTGGCGGCTCAGCTGAGAAGAAAGTTATTGATGCACTCACTCATGTCGGAGCTAGTGTTTTATTAGGAGGTAAGGTTCTGTATTAATGacaaatattttcaaatcaaaaaacctgcaaagaaaatcaaaagcGACAACTACAGCGTTAAATGTGTTACTGATCCATTGAGATTTCAAATCGGCAAGGaaaatcacaaaaagaaaaaacggaaGTCCGTGACAAGTTTAATCTTCAAGTACTTATGAGCCTCAGATGACCTGATGATAAAAGGAAGTTGATTAATTAGTAGCTTTTTGAATAAATGGAACAATTATACCTTTGAGAATAGAACAAAAACAATACGCGcactgattggttaaaaattgTGTTCCTATaaaacaattagattatcaGCTCGAGATTTCTATCGCGTGATAGTTGACGAGGGTGCAGCCCAAGTCAACCATCACGCATAGAAATCGAGAGCGAATgatctaattgttttagtataaatctACTAGTCGTTCAAAACTTGATCTAAATCCTCTTCAAAAAAACCTCGAAAACGCCAAGAAGAACCGTTAATTTGTTAACAAGCGCACACTGCTACGCTACTCACTATTTATCACAGAATACATAGtgagtagcgtagccaatcagaGAACAGCATTCGTGATAGAACGCTAGTAGACTTATACTGATAAACAATTAGACTATTCGCTCTCGATTTCTATCGCTTGACAGTTGTCGACGGCGCAGCCCGAGTCAACGTTTACGCATGGAAATCAAGAGCGAATaatctaattgttttaatataaatCTACTACTCTTTCTAAACTTTATTAAATTCTCCTCACAGACACCTCGAAAATGCGAAGAATTGGCCGTCATTTTGCTAATTTTAGGGCACACTGCTACGTTGCTCACTATCTTTTGCAGAATAGTAGTGAGTAGCAGACAACGGTATTCTTGATAGAACGCCAGTAGATTTATACtaaaactaaaaaaagtaaaccaattgtttactttttttcgTAACTGAAGTTTCTTAAGTAACAGAAAACACGTTCTCCGCCTTTCTATGAAGTTAAGGAAACACTCGTGACCATgaccattatcattatcattatcagtATCAGTATCATTACCATTGTCACTGTCactgtcattatcattatcattaatattattattattattaaaattatcattataaagatttttattatttattcattaatttattaatattttaggTGCCAGCACACTTATCGGAATAGGAATGACAGCCATATCCAAGTCCGAGATCTTTCAGATCTTTTTCAAGATGTTCTTCAGCATGATCGTCCTTGGCCTTCTCCATGGGCTATGCATCCTGCCAGTCCATTTGTCAATTTTTCACAGGCTCACCACCTTTACCCATGCAAAGAACAGTGGTGCATTgtgtgatggtgatgatgatagaGATTCCCGTTTGAAGGAAGGCAACATAAACCCAGGGGTGGAGGTCGAGACAGAACTCCATGACAATCATATGGAACAATCTGCCAAAGCCATACCTTCAAAGGCAGAGGAACTCAAGAACGCTCAATTGAAAGGTAGGCTAATAATTAATTACCTTAAGTGTTTAAAGTAGGGTTGTTTATATGAATGCTGCACACGTAGCGAAAAAACGGAGGGAAGGTAGAGGGGGAGTGGGGATAGAGAGCGAGGATGAAAGGATAGGCTAGTGGGAAAGAGAAAGGAGTTTCACAGAGGGCTTTTCAAAAGTTCGAAAAATTAAAGTGGGTCTGAACTTTCAAACTTTGCGACAAATTTTGTCGTGAATAACTTCTTTCACACTCTGATTATGATTAAATTAACGGTGTCTAAGAGGTTGCATCGTTGCTATGGTAACATAATTTATCGCcaattgtttgtttttgaaattgcTGCAAGAATGGACTTTGTCGGCGATGTACTCTTCGATCGCCTCTAAACGTCAACTCaaagctgaaaataaaattgatcgACAATTTCTGAAGTTGAATTCGAAGAAATAAAGAGCCTCTATAATGTTTATGCTCTGTGATGTTTTACCAGCATCCATATCATTTTCCTTTAGACTCGAGCGGAGCTGAATACTCTGTTTGCACTAGTGATACCCTCGATTCTCATCAAGCCTGCTTATCGACAAGCAAATCCCCGGGAGAGAAATGTAACGAAGAGGACCATAATTATTCACTTTGGGCTAGTGACACGAGGATGTAAGCAGTTGTTTTAAATACAGTGATTCACAAAGGAGCTTTAAAAAGTAATCTTGGCTGAACAACAGTTTTTCTTTCGAAATCACAAGTTGGTGTTTGTTTTTAACCTCTTCACCGATTTAAAGTTAAtagttcttttctttgttttgaatgcTGGGCATTTTCGCCTTTGCTATTTTAGGTTTTCAAATTTCGCGTGCGCTGCCATGTTTGTTTTTGCACTGCTTGACAGGAAATTAAGACGTCATTTCGTGGTTGGACAATTTTTTGTAAATACATTATGCATTGCGTGAATCCAGAGATATAACAGTGCTGCTAATCGTTTAGAATTTATATTCGGGATGTGAATATACGGTTCCAACGAAAACTTCATCCCCTGTAAACACCATATTGAGGTCTCGGACCGCGAAGTGACGTCCTAAATTACCATGAAGTAAACATGGCGACGCCCAGGTGCCCAAATCTTCGTATTCGAACCACTTAAAGAGATATCCATTAGGTATACTTTGGAACTTGAACTGCTTTTCAGCCAAGATTCCCTTTAAAGTATTAGTGCCGCAAATGGTACAAACAGCTACAGTAAAGGTTGAAAGTAAAATTATAGTGAGCGATTTAGGTGCGTACTGACTTTTGTGCGGATTCCGAAGTTTAAACGTTTTCAGGTACCCTAGTTATTTAGAGTACAAATATGATGGATCAAGGCAATTCATAAGAATCAATTTATTGAATTTTAAGACGCAGTTTCCACTTTCTGTTTACCTAAATCAAATATATTCAGTTGCTTTTTACGTAGATTTGCCGCTTTAATGAAAGAAGCCGCGTCACGGTTAACACATCTTCAAAAACTTTGGCATAATTGTTCAAGTTCGTTGTTTGTAATCCGTGTTAAACTTCTCCATCCGCAACAATCCTTGTTCCTTCATGGTTTATGATTATCTCTTTAGTATTTTTCTATCTTAGTAAACTAGGTAATTTTGAACGTGGCCAAAATAACTCTGAGCTCCTTCTAAACTACCTTTAAGATTGCGCAACTTAAAA
This window of the Acropora muricata isolate sample 2 chromosome 14, ASM3666990v1, whole genome shotgun sequence genome carries:
- the LOC136897601 gene encoding patched domain-containing protein 3-like, whose protein sequence is MMGIAVESDTQVANESGKKAGGTKSDTCKSTASGLRNLSCHSIYSTWVSFCIRLHSSLEKLFGTMGEFISNRPSMVIAFVVVLVGICSVGFLWLKPEGRAAELFVPQNSKAVQDLNKANNFFPMKLRQEEVIIAAKDEGNVLEFKYLKEALQVHKAIENLTGYTDICLTRSGHKARSREFCIAINPLEIFDFSEANFVNITAKINAASTCPGIVTMSNGRPSCQNMPKMFGGMKRQKSTGEVLSAQALKITYLVKEPSSEEERDQVEAWEDSFVKKLLSLRDDLSNVTLYISAEKSLDDAIAASSSSDIRFFALTFTVMLQFASFMVGKLFRNPLTGHSLLAFGGTFSVGLGILAGFSLAMMIRTPFISIVGVLPFLVIGIGLDDMFIIVDHLDRQERHLKVPMTVRKVMSETGVTVTMTTLTDLVAFAVSSSSQFPAIAYFCTYAALTISCAFLMIVSVFVALLSFDVRRIKANRRNCLPLCFAPAPKEGQPPWDEPRPQTSNRLMERWGKFLMRPRTKALVLVISLGLLAGGIYATLHIDQEFDRSLLAKDDSYYKAFVKIDHEYFRLPTEVSVVLSGNVQYSKLSTQNEIIRLSEIVAENKYFKEDTITWMGSFLKYCRDQNKTCDGERFMGNLKLFLNTSQFSYFKGDIKFDQNENDIEATRMIVFMKSSSSSIYRKDAMLSIREDLSSKSKLPVYVASASFTFLEQYAAIVSETVRNLSIASLIILLVTAPFLVNLSVSLLVFFGFVSLIFELFGMMWLWGVSLNSISMINLVMAIGFAVDYSAHVAHAFVVAPGGSAEKKVIDALTHVGASVLLGGASTLIGIGMTAISKSEIFQIFFKMFFSMIVLGLLHGLCILPVHLSIFHRLTTFTHAKNSGALCDGDDDRDSRLKEGNINPGVEVETELHDNHMEQSAKAIPSKAEELKNAQLKDSSGAEYSVCTSDTLDSHQACLSTSKSPGEKCNEEDHNYSLWASDTRM